The proteins below are encoded in one region of Solenopsis invicta isolate M01_SB chromosome 8, UNIL_Sinv_3.0, whole genome shotgun sequence:
- the LOC113004612 gene encoding uncharacterized protein LOC113004612 gives MQSTCHLSIITSKLLKILKIKKMSTPGILDGELFRIIPDSQNRKENSTQVIAECVSCGNKYSGALNATGNFYTHIKRKHLSLLKKALEKKEAKYKNASSCETSNPKPLIPAKQPKLMNTNMLVRNTVSKEQVIKLVLSYIINEMRPLAIVEKPSFRNLISGISNVELPTRKTLKKKIEEQFESTIAEIKIRVSKTQFVCTTADIWSCTPKDFDSVHGEIFQTEKSPLSTYSQFMVNEMTRAYWSLR, from the exons ATGCAAAGTACTTGTCATTTGAGTATAATAACctcaaaattgttaaaaatattgaaaattaaaaagatgtCAACTCCTGGAATCTTAGATGGagaattatttagaataattccCGATTCTCAGAATAGAAAGGAAAACTCGACGCAAGTAATTGCCGAATGTGTGTCATGTGGAAACAAATACAGTGGTGCACTAAATGCAACCGGAAATTTTTATACGCATATTAAG agaaaacatttatcattattaaaaaaagcattagaaaagaaagaagcaaaatacaaaaatgcatcTTCATGTGAAACATCCAATCCAAAACCACTAATACCAGCAAAGCAACCAAAACTGATGAATACGAATATGTTAGTGAGAAACACTGTCTCAAAAGAACAG GTCATTAAACTTGTGTTATCGTACATAATCAATGAAATGAGACCACTTGCAATCGTTGAGAAACCATCATTCAGAAATCTTATATCTGGTATATCAAACGTTGAGCTACCAACACGGAAaactttgaagaaaaaaatcgaagaaCAATTTGAATCGACGATTGCTGAAATAAAGATTCGAGTTTCCAAAACTCAGTTTGTTTGCACTACTGCAGACATTTGgagttgtacacccaaggactttgattctgtccatggggaaattttccaaactgagaagtcaccactttctacatactcgcagttcatggttaatgaaatgactagagcttattggtcgttacgttaa